A genomic window from Amia ocellicauda isolate fAmiCal2 chromosome 15, fAmiCal2.hap1, whole genome shotgun sequence includes:
- the LOC136771322 gene encoding major histocompatibility complex class I-related gene protein has product MKGLGAVLVTLCLIDAMSAGSHSLWYLFTLTTGQTDLPELVVVQMVDDVQMEYYDSTVKKPLSRRHWAPDSDTVEYAERKVDGCMRTYYSMKEKLQRIMPRFNHSGGLHTYQRIAGCELDDDGTVRFKAVDAYDGQEVMSYDPQAYRWNTLVPDSLIDQLMLKVNRAIDENIYQPWCVRILKSHLQQENHIVNRRVKPRVRVFSKGAEVVCLATGFYPRAVEVTLLRDGQPVPEQQLRGGEVLPNGDGTYQLRRSLTVSTQEQREHQYSCTVTHSSMDNKLDMDWDPQPEQGTGLLAGAVMGALLVLLIIIIIGILIWRRKRKAAGAGLDCRTGAAVKYSAAHRSDGKSSRSSISSVSESTTTH; this is encoded by the exons ATGAAGGGTCTTGGTGCAGTGTTAGTGACTCTCTGTCTGATTGACGCCATGTCTGCGG GCTCGCACTCGCTCTGGTACCTCTTCACACTGACCACGGGACAGACTGACCTCCCAGAGCTGGTTGTGGTGCAGATGGTGGATGACGTGCAGATGGAGTACTATGACAGTACGGTGAAGAAGCCGCTCTCTCGCCGGCACTGGGCCCCTGACTCGGATACGGTGGAATATGCCGAAAGAAAGGTTGATGGATGTATGCGAACTTACTACAGCATGAAAGAAAAACTGCAGAGAATCATGCCGCGCTTCAACCACAGCGGAG GTCTTCACACCTACCAGAGGATAGCTGGCTGTGAGCTGGATGATGACGGCACAGTGCGCTTTAAGGCAGTGGATGCCTATGATGGCCAGGAGGTGATGAGCTACGACCCGCAGGCCTACAGGTGGAACACCCTTGTGCCCGACAGCCTGATAGACCAACTGATGCTCAAAGTCAATAGAGCTATAGATGAAAACATCTACCAGCCCTGGTGTGTGAGAATACTGAAGAGCCACCTTCAGCAGGAAAATCATATAGTCAACAGGAGAG TGAAGCCCAGAGTCAGGGTGTTCTCCAAGGGGGCGGAGGTGGTCTGCCTGGCGACCGGCTTCTACCCACGGGCTGTGGAGGTGACCCTGTTGAGAGACGGCCAGCCCGTCCCAGAGCAGCAGCTAAGAGGGGGGGAGGTGCTGCCCAACGGAGATGGGACCTACCAGCTGAGGAGGAGCCTGACTGTCAGCACACAGGAGCAGAGAGAGCACCAGTACTCCTGCACGGTCActcacagcagcatggacaACAAGCTGGACATGGACTGGG ATCCGCAGCCTGAGCAGGGCACTGGGCTCCTTGCTGGCGCAGTGATGGGGGCTCTGCTGGTCTTGctgatcatcatcatcattggaATCTTGAtctggaggaggaagaggaaagcAGCAG gggctggactggactgcaggaCTGGTGCTGCTGTGAAGTACAGCGCTGCCCACA GATCAGACGGAAAGAGCAGCAGGTCTTCAATCAGCTCTGTGTCTGAAtcaaccactacacactga
- the LOC136771321 gene encoding major histocompatibility complex class I-related gene protein isoform X2 → MVLVAAILTFISLNGAAHGGSHSLWYFLTLTTGQTDFPELVIVGMVDDVQMEYYDSTVKKVLSRRHWAPNPDIVEFAEIKLDRCMGTYYSMKDKLQRLTVCFNHSEGLHTYQRIAGCELDDDGTVRFKAVDAYDGQEVLSYNPQAYSWNALLPDRLIDPLMLKVNRVIDQNVYQPMCVRILKSHLQQDTHIVNRKEKPRVRVFSRGAEVVCLATGFYPRAVEVTLLRDGQPVPEQQLSGGEVLPNGDGTYQLRRSLTVSKQEQREHQYSCTVTHSSMDNKLHMDWELQPEPDAGLLAGAVIGALLALLIIIIIIIGIFIWRRKRKPAGAGLDCRTGAAVKYSAAHRSDGKSSRSSISSVSESTTSH, encoded by the exons GCTCACACTCGCTCTGGTACTTCCTCACTCTGACTACAGGACAGACTGATTTCCCAGAGCTGGTCATTGTGGGGATGGTGGATGATGTGCAGATGGAGtactatgacagcacagtgaaaAAGGTGCTTTCTCGCCGGCACTGGGCCCCCAACCCCGATATTGTGGAGTTTGCCGAAATTAAACTGGACAGATGCATGGGTACTTACTACAGCATGAAAGACAAACTGCAGCGGCTCACAGTGTGCTTCAACCACAGTGAGG GTCTTCACACCTACCAGAGAATAGCTGGCTGTGAGCTGGACGATGATGGCACAGTGCGCTTTAAGGCAGTGGACGCCTACGATGGGCAGGAGGTGCTGAGCTACAACCCACAGGCCTACAGCTGGAACGCCCTTCTGCCCGACAGACTGATTGACCCATTGATGCTCAAAGTTAATAGAGTAATAGATCAAAATGTCTATCAGCCCATGTGTGTGAGAATACTGAAGAGCCACCTTCAGCAGGATACACATATAGTCAACAGGAAAG AGAAGCCCAGAGTCAGGGTGTTCTCCAGGGGGGCGGAGGTGGTCTGCCTGGCGACCGGCTTCTACCCCCGGGCTGTGGAGGTGACCCTGCTGAGAGACGGCCAGCCCGTCCCAGAGCAGCAGCTGAGCGGGGGGGAGGTGCTGCCCAACGGAGATGGGACCTACCAGCTGAGGAGGAGCCTGACTGTCAGCAAACAGGAGCAGAGAGAGCACCAGTACTCCTGCACGGTCActcacagcagcatggacaACAAGCTGCACATGGACTGGG AGTTGCAGCCTGAGCCGGACGCTGGGCTCCTCGCTGGTGCAGTGATAGGGGCTCTGCTGGCCTTActgatcatcatcatcatcatcatcggcATCTTCAtctggaggaggaagaggaaaccagcag GGGCCGGACTGGACTGCAGGACTGGTGCTGCTGTGAAGTACAGCGCTGCCCACA GATCAGACGGAAAGAGCAGCAGGTCTTCAATCAGCTCTGTGTCTGAATCAACCACTTCACACTGA
- the LOC136771321 gene encoding major histocompatibility complex class I-related gene protein isoform X1, producing MVLVAAILTFISLNGAAHGGPPFAAKAALTRRGMDSTRPLKVCCGIWHQDVSSRSFKSCSHSLWYFLTLTTGQTDFPELVIVGMVDDVQMEYYDSTVKKVLSRRHWAPNPDIVEFAEIKLDRCMGTYYSMKDKLQRLTVCFNHSEGLHTYQRIAGCELDDDGTVRFKAVDAYDGQEVLSYNPQAYSWNALLPDRLIDPLMLKVNRVIDQNVYQPMCVRILKSHLQQDTHIVNRKEKPRVRVFSRGAEVVCLATGFYPRAVEVTLLRDGQPVPEQQLSGGEVLPNGDGTYQLRRSLTVSKQEQREHQYSCTVTHSSMDNKLHMDWELQPEPDAGLLAGAVIGALLALLIIIIIIIGIFIWRRKRKPAGAGLDCRTGAAVKYSAAHRSDGKSSRSSISSVSESTTSH from the exons gtcccccttttgctgccaaagcagccctgacccgtcgaggcatggactccactagacccctgaaggtgtgctgtggtatctggcaccaggacgttagcagcagatcctttaagtcct GCTCACACTCGCTCTGGTACTTCCTCACTCTGACTACAGGACAGACTGATTTCCCAGAGCTGGTCATTGTGGGGATGGTGGATGATGTGCAGATGGAGtactatgacagcacagtgaaaAAGGTGCTTTCTCGCCGGCACTGGGCCCCCAACCCCGATATTGTGGAGTTTGCCGAAATTAAACTGGACAGATGCATGGGTACTTACTACAGCATGAAAGACAAACTGCAGCGGCTCACAGTGTGCTTCAACCACAGTGAGG GTCTTCACACCTACCAGAGAATAGCTGGCTGTGAGCTGGACGATGATGGCACAGTGCGCTTTAAGGCAGTGGACGCCTACGATGGGCAGGAGGTGCTGAGCTACAACCCACAGGCCTACAGCTGGAACGCCCTTCTGCCCGACAGACTGATTGACCCATTGATGCTCAAAGTTAATAGAGTAATAGATCAAAATGTCTATCAGCCCATGTGTGTGAGAATACTGAAGAGCCACCTTCAGCAGGATACACATATAGTCAACAGGAAAG AGAAGCCCAGAGTCAGGGTGTTCTCCAGGGGGGCGGAGGTGGTCTGCCTGGCGACCGGCTTCTACCCCCGGGCTGTGGAGGTGACCCTGCTGAGAGACGGCCAGCCCGTCCCAGAGCAGCAGCTGAGCGGGGGGGAGGTGCTGCCCAACGGAGATGGGACCTACCAGCTGAGGAGGAGCCTGACTGTCAGCAAACAGGAGCAGAGAGAGCACCAGTACTCCTGCACGGTCActcacagcagcatggacaACAAGCTGCACATGGACTGGG AGTTGCAGCCTGAGCCGGACGCTGGGCTCCTCGCTGGTGCAGTGATAGGGGCTCTGCTGGCCTTActgatcatcatcatcatcatcatcggcATCTTCAtctggaggaggaagaggaaaccagcag GGGCCGGACTGGACTGCAGGACTGGTGCTGCTGTGAAGTACAGCGCTGCCCACA GATCAGACGGAAAGAGCAGCAGGTCTTCAATCAGCTCTGTGTCTGAATCAACCACTTCACACTGA
- the LOC136771321 gene encoding major histocompatibility complex class I-related gene protein isoform X3: protein MKGLAAVLVTLCLFDAMSVSSHSLWYFLTLTTGQTDFPELVIVGMVDDVQMEYYDSTVKKVLSRRHWAPNPDIVEFAEIKLDRCMGTYYSMKDKLQRLTVCFNHSEGLHTYQRIAGCELDDDGTVRFKAVDAYDGQEVLSYNPQAYSWNALLPDRLIDPLMLKVNRVIDQNVYQPMCVRILKSHLQQDTHIVNRKEKPRVRVFSRGAEVVCLATGFYPRAVEVTLLRDGQPVPEQQLSGGEVLPNGDGTYQLRRSLTVSKQEQREHQYSCTVTHSSMDNKLHMDWELQPEPDAGLLAGAVIGALLALLIIIIIIIGIFIWRRKRKPAGAGLDCRTGAAVKYSAAHRSDGKSSRSSISSVSESTTSH, encoded by the exons ATGAAGGGTCTTGCTGCAGTGTTAGTGACTCTCTGCCTTTTTGACGCCATGTCTGTGA GCTCACACTCGCTCTGGTACTTCCTCACTCTGACTACAGGACAGACTGATTTCCCAGAGCTGGTCATTGTGGGGATGGTGGATGATGTGCAGATGGAGtactatgacagcacagtgaaaAAGGTGCTTTCTCGCCGGCACTGGGCCCCCAACCCCGATATTGTGGAGTTTGCCGAAATTAAACTGGACAGATGCATGGGTACTTACTACAGCATGAAAGACAAACTGCAGCGGCTCACAGTGTGCTTCAACCACAGTGAGG GTCTTCACACCTACCAGAGAATAGCTGGCTGTGAGCTGGACGATGATGGCACAGTGCGCTTTAAGGCAGTGGACGCCTACGATGGGCAGGAGGTGCTGAGCTACAACCCACAGGCCTACAGCTGGAACGCCCTTCTGCCCGACAGACTGATTGACCCATTGATGCTCAAAGTTAATAGAGTAATAGATCAAAATGTCTATCAGCCCATGTGTGTGAGAATACTGAAGAGCCACCTTCAGCAGGATACACATATAGTCAACAGGAAAG AGAAGCCCAGAGTCAGGGTGTTCTCCAGGGGGGCGGAGGTGGTCTGCCTGGCGACCGGCTTCTACCCCCGGGCTGTGGAGGTGACCCTGCTGAGAGACGGCCAGCCCGTCCCAGAGCAGCAGCTGAGCGGGGGGGAGGTGCTGCCCAACGGAGATGGGACCTACCAGCTGAGGAGGAGCCTGACTGTCAGCAAACAGGAGCAGAGAGAGCACCAGTACTCCTGCACGGTCActcacagcagcatggacaACAAGCTGCACATGGACTGGG AGTTGCAGCCTGAGCCGGACGCTGGGCTCCTCGCTGGTGCAGTGATAGGGGCTCTGCTGGCCTTActgatcatcatcatcatcatcatcggcATCTTCAtctggaggaggaagaggaaaccagcag GGGCCGGACTGGACTGCAGGACTGGTGCTGCTGTGAAGTACAGCGCTGCCCACA GATCAGACGGAAAGAGCAGCAGGTCTTCAATCAGCTCTGTGTCTGAATCAACCACTTCACACTGA
- the LOC136771321 gene encoding major histocompatibility complex class I-related gene protein isoform X4, whose protein sequence is MVLVAAILTFISLNGAAHGGQTDFPELVIVGMVDDVQMEYYDSTVKKVLSRRHWAPNPDIVEFAEIKLDRCMGTYYSMKDKLQRLTVCFNHSEGLHTYQRIAGCELDDDGTVRFKAVDAYDGQEVLSYNPQAYSWNALLPDRLIDPLMLKVNRVIDQNVYQPMCVRILKSHLQQDTHIVNRKEKPRVRVFSRGAEVVCLATGFYPRAVEVTLLRDGQPVPEQQLSGGEVLPNGDGTYQLRRSLTVSKQEQREHQYSCTVTHSSMDNKLHMDWELQPEPDAGLLAGAVIGALLALLIIIIIIIGIFIWRRKRKPAGAGLDCRTGAAVKYSAAHRSDGKSSRSSISSVSESTTSH, encoded by the exons GACAGACTGATTTCCCAGAGCTGGTCATTGTGGGGATGGTGGATGATGTGCAGATGGAGtactatgacagcacagtgaaaAAGGTGCTTTCTCGCCGGCACTGGGCCCCCAACCCCGATATTGTGGAGTTTGCCGAAATTAAACTGGACAGATGCATGGGTACTTACTACAGCATGAAAGACAAACTGCAGCGGCTCACAGTGTGCTTCAACCACAGTGAGG GTCTTCACACCTACCAGAGAATAGCTGGCTGTGAGCTGGACGATGATGGCACAGTGCGCTTTAAGGCAGTGGACGCCTACGATGGGCAGGAGGTGCTGAGCTACAACCCACAGGCCTACAGCTGGAACGCCCTTCTGCCCGACAGACTGATTGACCCATTGATGCTCAAAGTTAATAGAGTAATAGATCAAAATGTCTATCAGCCCATGTGTGTGAGAATACTGAAGAGCCACCTTCAGCAGGATACACATATAGTCAACAGGAAAG AGAAGCCCAGAGTCAGGGTGTTCTCCAGGGGGGCGGAGGTGGTCTGCCTGGCGACCGGCTTCTACCCCCGGGCTGTGGAGGTGACCCTGCTGAGAGACGGCCAGCCCGTCCCAGAGCAGCAGCTGAGCGGGGGGGAGGTGCTGCCCAACGGAGATGGGACCTACCAGCTGAGGAGGAGCCTGACTGTCAGCAAACAGGAGCAGAGAGAGCACCAGTACTCCTGCACGGTCActcacagcagcatggacaACAAGCTGCACATGGACTGGG AGTTGCAGCCTGAGCCGGACGCTGGGCTCCTCGCTGGTGCAGTGATAGGGGCTCTGCTGGCCTTActgatcatcatcatcatcatcatcggcATCTTCAtctggaggaggaagaggaaaccagcag GGGCCGGACTGGACTGCAGGACTGGTGCTGCTGTGAAGTACAGCGCTGCCCACA GATCAGACGGAAAGAGCAGCAGGTCTTCAATCAGCTCTGTGTCTGAATCAACCACTTCACACTGA